The Emys orbicularis isolate rEmyOrb1 chromosome 9, rEmyOrb1.hap1, whole genome shotgun sequence genomic sequence CGAAGAGTTAAAAAACCTGTCAGACATAACCACTTTTTTCTAGCATTGTAGGAATGAAAGCATTCTTTTGAGTTTCACAAACATACACCAAAAGGGGCATTTTAGACATTCTAGGAACAGGAGACGGATAGCTTCCTCTCCTCTATCTTTTCATGCCGCAGTGCACCCATGGTTTCTGAAGGAGTTCCATAAAGGGTAATGCAAGCAAACCAAGAAAATAAATAGCACTAAAGCATTCCCTCTTTTTAAACAATATTCATTGCAATAAAAACTTATTTGCCTTTTCTTAAGGATAGGaatagttttaaatgaaaaaatcaaCCGCAACATTGTTTAATATATGAAAGTTCAAAGATGTTTCACAGCATAATTGTAGCAATAATTTACACTCCATTGCCAAGTCAATTCAGTCATTTTCATTAACAGTGTACAAAGAAGGTCCttagttatatatatattttataaagtcTGGAAGATCAATATAAATACTGctccagaaattaaaaaaagtgTTTACACCTCCAACTCCAATATTACATCTCAGTGTCCTGTTCTATTATAATCTGTAAAAATCTTAACGGCGCAGAGGTTCAAGTTTTCGTAACTTCAGTGATGCGCTGGATGACAAAGCATCTTGGTTTGAAGAAGAATTCACTATATCTGGAGACTGGAACAATACTCTACCACGATGATTAAATACGTAAAAAGATGGATGGTTCCTTAATGTGTCAAATGTCcttaaaataaacatgaaaaatgaaattaatgtggCTTTAGAATGATCATTTGATGAAAGTCACTCTTGGAAACACCAGATTTTTACAAACAGACAGAAAAATAAGTAAGTGCTGTTACCAAATGGCAGAGGTGCCAAGCCTCTAGATCTTATGCAAATTCCCTATGCCATAACACAAACGTTAAGAATTTTAAAGACAAGATGGTAGTGTTACAGAGATATAGATATGCATACAGAAAACACCCACATCAGTAATAAACTTTACTCTCCCTTCTATAGTTTCCTTATGTACAAGTGTTAATAACTACCCACAAAATATCACCCAAATTCCTCCTCCCTTTGACCTTGCCTCAGCCAAAATCCATATTCATGCCTCAGTGCTAATAATGCTGAGCGCCCTTAATTCTCACACACTTCTTAGTACTTCACATTCAGGCCCCCTTATACTGCCTCTTTCATGGATTTACTTAAGTCCCATATTATTCAGACTACTCTCTATAGGAGCAGCTTTTCTGCCCATCTGACTTCCTATCCACCTCAAAATTCAATTCAAAATCCTTCACAGATTTATACAATTCAATTCAGCATTTCTATAGCATTTAACTAATTCATCATCAACACCTTTAGGGGGGGGGGTACGTGTTATCCCTAATTTACTGATGTGAAAACTCAGGCAGAGATGGTTGGAGATAAGAGCTTCtgcctcccagtcccctgctgagACCACTGGACAGGAGTAGTTCTGTAACCTCATATCTCCCTGTTCCTCACCTGCTCACTCCACTACTCCAACTCTGAGGTGGGTTTTTAGGAGGCCCAGGGAAGGAGCCAAGGAAGGGCAGAAAGTGTCCCAGTCACTGCTGTAGCCTCATCCTATCTAGAACACTACATCCCACAGCCAGACGTTGTGTGGtggcttcctggctctgcctgtcCTTCCCAGCATCACCTTTACAGCAGGTTGGCAAGAAGGCATGAGCTAAAAAGGAGAACGTTTCTGGGGCTGCTATTTCAAAGGACATGCGGAGTTTATTTATAGAGCAACAGGAAAAAGTGTGTTAACGAAGAGAAAGAACCCCAACATACTTATTTTTTAGTTCTGAAGTGGCATCCATGTCTTTAAATTCTCCTGCAATATGTACTATTCCATAACACGTAACTGCAAAGGCCAACAGTGTCTGAAGAACTATCTGCAACAGAGAGAGATACAATACACCACACAGAGGTTACTAAACAATATAAGAGAACCCTTGTACAAAATTCTCATCTTTTATTCTCTGTTTTGCTCACAGTTGTCTTACACAATAAGCACTTACACATTTTTCAACCAGAGATCTAGGAAACTGGGCAAATAATTATATCCCCATTTTAGTGGGGGGA encodes the following:
- the MMGT1 gene encoding ER membrane protein complex subunit 5, with translation MAAASLWKGLVGIGLFALAHAAFSAAQHRSYMRLTEKEDETLPIDIVLQTLLAFAVTCYGIVHIAGEFKDMDATSELKNKTFDTLRNHPSFYVFNHRGRVLFQSPDIVNSSSNQDALSSSASLKLRKLEPLRR